A genomic stretch from Arachis stenosperma cultivar V10309 chromosome 3, arast.V10309.gnm1.PFL2, whole genome shotgun sequence includes:
- the LOC130967510 gene encoding uncharacterized protein LOC130967510 — translation MAMMSLQTAPSHVLWIKSFPRWCPLIRSHEASKLSAQSKNKNATPHRLGGTNYQYHHPVKFRRERTRTRATLDDTEREQLSSTPLLVEDDKPSKEVEESVKVLKDAAKTRKVAAEKILSALSVIEKAKIDPSGFLETLGGNESPGRTWMLIFTAEKQLKGGRYFPLTAIQRFDAAAKRIENGVYLGPIGQLTFEGRLSWKKRILAFIFENLRIKVGPLGPLQINLGKKEDREPSTKDPFFIWFYIDDEIAVARGRGGGTAFWCRCKRVDT, via the exons atggCCATGATGAGCTTGCAAACAGCACCATCTCATGTGTTATGGATTAAATCCTTCCCAAGATGGTGTCCATTGATAAGATCCCATGAAGCATCAAAGCTCTCAGCACAATCTAAAAACAAGAATGCCACTCCTCACAGACTCGGAGGAACGAACTATCAGTATCACCACCCTGTTAAATTTCGCAGAGAAAGAACGAGAACCAGAGCGACCCTTGATGACACTGAAAGAGAACAACTTTCTTCAACCCCACTTCTTGTTGAGGATGACAAACCCAGCAAG GAAGTAGAGGAAAGTGTAAAAGTGCTAAAAGATGCAGCTAAGACGAGAAAGGTAGCAGCAGAGAAGATTCTGTCTGCACTTTCTGTCATTGAGAAAGCGAAAATTGATCCTTCTGGCTTTCTTGAAACCCTGGGTGGCAATGAATCCCCTGGGAGGACATGGATGCTAATTTTCACCGCTGAG AAACAATTGAAGGGGGGTCGATATTTTCCTCTCACAGCTATTCAGAGGTTTGATGCTGCT GCAAAGAGGATTGAAAATGGTGTATACCTTGGACCGATTGGACAATTAACATTCGAAGGACGGCTTTCATGGAAAAAGAGAATACTGGCTTTCATTTTTGAGAACCTTAGAATAAAAGTTGGACCCTTAGGACCTTTACAGATCAACCTAGGGAAAAAGGAAGACAGGGAACCAAGTACTAAGGATCCTTTCTTCATCTGGTTTTATATTGATGACGAAATAGCTGTTGCCCGTGGCCGAGGTGGAGGAACTGCATTTTGGTGTCGCTGTAAACGCGTGGACACTTGA
- the LOC130970162 gene encoding 20 kDa chaperonin, chloroplastic-like yields MATAQLTASSISSRNVSSFEGLRPSAVQFPSVVRIGTLTQRSFRGLVVKAATVVAPKYTAIRPLGDRVLVKIKEAEEKTDGGILLPSTAQTKPQGGEVVAVGEGKSFGKSKIEISVQTGAQVVYSKYAGTEVEFNGAKHLILKDDDIVGILETEEIKDLKPLNDRVLIQVAQAEDKTAGGLLLTEATKEKPSIGTVIAVGPGPLDEEGNRKPLSVNPGNTVLYSKYAGNDFKGKDGSDYIALRVSDIMAVLS; encoded by the exons ATGGCGACAGCTCAGCTAACAGCATCCTCAATTTCCTCGAGGAACGTGTCGTCGTTCGAAGGGCTTCGACCTTCGGCAGTTCAGTTCCCCTCCGTCGTCAGAATTGGAACCCTCACTCAAAGGTCCTTCCGGGGTTTGGTTGTGAAAGCCGCCACTGTTGTTGCTCCAAAG TACACTGCTATTAGGCCTCTTGGCGACAGAGTACTGGTTAAAATTAAGGAAGCAGAAGAGAAGACGGACGGAGGAATTCTACTTCCTTCAACTGCTCAAACAAAGCCACAGGGTGGTGAAGTTGTTGCTGTTGGAGAGGGGAAATCATTTGGGAAGAGCAAAATAGAAATTAGTGTGCAG ACTGGTGCACAAGTTGTGTATTCGAAGTATGCTGGGACGGAGGTGGAGTTCAATGGGGCAAAGCATCTTATACTGAAGGACGATGACATTGTTGGTATCCTCGAGACCGAAGAGATCAAGGATCTTAAACCGTTGAATGATAGAGTCTTAATACAG GTTGCACAAGCAGAGGACAAAACTGCAGGTGGTTTGTTGCTTACCGAAGCAACCAAGGAGAAACCTTCGATCGGAACa GTGATTGCGGTGGGCCCAGGGCCTCTTGATGAGGAAGGTAACAGGAAACCGTTGTCTGTTAATCCTGGGAACACAGTCTTGTACTCCAAATATGCTGGGAACGACTTCAAGGGAAAAGATGGTTCGGACTACATTGCATTGAGGGTCTCAGATATCATGGCTGTCCTTTCCTAG
- the LOC130970563 gene encoding protein PLASTID MOVEMENT IMPAIRED 1 → MAADSSSANAFLEELEALSDSLYKSHTTRRTASLVLPRTSSPSVPSAQEDVKVNAKPRSRRLSLSPWRSRPKLEDAKAPPTTQSPGETRKLDESSRDGDKKGIWSWKPIRALSHIGMQKLSCLFSVEVVAAQGLPSSMNGLRLSVCVRKKETKDGAVKTMPSRVTQGAADFEETLFIRCHVYATQAGGAAKQVKFEPRPFLIYLFAVDAKELDFGRSSVDLSELIKESIEKSHEGTRVRQWDTSFSLSGKAKGGELVLKLGFQIMQKDGGLDIYNQPENPNSNSNSKTSSSSSKLRNFSSFARKQSKTSFSMPSPRMTSKNDARRPADIQGMDDLNLDDPNPKPEKVEDFDLPDFEVVDKGVEVQEKEEDGGESEKPLPVKTTPPGEVVKEIVHDHLHLNRLSELDSIAQQIKALESMMGEDDKYMKLEDEIQSQRLDADEETVTREFLQLLEDQDFKGYSFNQPEIPPLQLEGQKESSSADAESKVYLPDLGKGLGCVVQTRDGGYLASMNPLDMAVERKDTPKLAMQMSKPFVLESHQSVTGFELFQKLAGIGLDELSSQILSLMPIDELRGKTAEQVAFEGIASAIIHGRSKEGASSSAARIVSSVKSMANALSSGRKERISSGIWNVDEDPVSAEKLLAFAMQKIESMAVEALKIQAEMAEEEAPFEVSALSSKKGDIESGKEILASASSLEDWIKDNASSESEAEKATLMLVVQLRDPLRRYEAVGGPMLVVVHATPAEKKEEEEEKKFKLSSMHVGGFKVRSGTKKNSWDSERQRLTAMQWLVSCGFGKAAKKGKQALQKGQDLLWTISSRIVADMWLKTMRNPDIKLLK, encoded by the coding sequence ATGGCTGCTGATTCCTCTTCTGCCAATGCTTTCCTTGAAGAACTAGAGGCCCTCAGTGACTCCCTCTACAAATCACACACAACTCGAAGAACAGCTTCCCTTGTCCTGCCACGAACTTCATCTCCTTCTGTTCCATCTGCCCAAGAAGATGTCAAAGTCAATGCAAAACCTCGATCACGCCGCCTGTCCTTGTCCCCATGGCGATCAAGGCCGAAGCTTGAGGATGCCAAGGCACCACCAACTACTCAGTCACCGGGAGAAACCAGAAAGCTGGATGAGTCATCCCGTGACGGTGACAAGAAAGGGATTTGGAGCTGGAAGCCTATCCGGGCTCTGTCTCATATTGGAATGCAGAAACTAAGCTGTTTATTCTCCGTTGAAGTGGTTGCAGCACAAGGCCTTCCTTCTTCCATGAATGGCCTTAGGCTCTCTGTGTGTGTTAGAaagaaagagacaaaggatGGTGCTGTTAAGACCATGCCATCACGTGTTACACAAGGAGCTGCAGATTTCGAAGAGACTCTTTTCATCAGGTGCCATGTTTATGCCACCCAAGCTGGTGGAGCTGCAAAGCAGGTTAAGTTTGAGCCACGCCCCTTTTTGATATACCTTTTCGCAGTTGATGCTAAAGAGCTTGATTTTGGAAGAAGCTCGGTGGATCTGAGCGAGCTCATCAAAGAATCCATTGAGAAAAGCCATGAAGGAACACGAGTTCGCCAATGGGACACAAGCTTCAGCTTGTCTGGGAAGGCAAAGGGAGGAGAACTTGTTCTCAAACTGGGATTCCAGATCATGCAGAAGGATGGTGGACTCGATATATATAATCAACCCGAGAatccaaattcaaattcaaattccaaGACCAGCTCCAGCTCCAGCAAGTTGAGAAATTTCTCATCTTTTGCTCGCAAACAATCCAAGACGTCCTTCAGCATGCCTAGTCCCAGAATGACAAGCAAAAATGATGCACGAAGGCCGGCAGATATTCAAGGAATGGATGATTTGAATCTTGATGACCCAAACCCGAAACCTGAAAAGGTGGAGGATTTCGATCTTCCTGATTTCGAGGTTGTTGACAAAGGTGTTGAAGTTcaagagaaggaagaagatggAGGGGAATCTGAGAAACCTTTACCAGTCAAAACAACTCCTCCAGGTGAAGTTGTCAAGGAAATAGTCCATGATCATCTGCATCTCAATAGATTGAGTGAGCTTGATTCAATTGCCCAGCAGATAAAAGCTCTTGAGTCGATGATGGGAGAAGATGATAAGTATATGAAATTAGAGGACGAGATACAATCGCAAAGGCTAGATGCAGACGAAGAAACTGTGACGAGGGAGTTTCTTCAGCTGCTTGAGGATCAAGACTTTAAAGGATACTCATTCAATCAACCTGAAATTCCACCATTACAACTTGAAGGACAGAAGGAATCTTCTTCTGCAGATGCTGAATCCAAGGTGTATCTGCCTGaccttggaaagggtttgggcTGTGTAGTTCAAACTAGAGATGGAGGCTACTTAGCTTCCATGAATCCATTAGATATGGCTGTGGAGAGGAAAGATACCCCAAAGCTAGCAATGCAGATGTCAAAGCCTTTTGTGTTGGAATCACATCAAAGCGTGACTGGCTTTGAGTTGTTTCAAAAACTGGCTGGTATTGGTCTTGATGAACTCAGCTCTcaaattttgtcattgatgcccATAGATGAACTTAGGGGCAAAACTGCAGAACAGGTGGCTTTTGAAGGCATTGCTTCTGCCATCATACATGGCAGGAGCAAGGAAGGAGCCAGTTCAAGTGCCGCTCGCATAGTTTCTTCCGTGAAAAGTATGGCAAATGCTTTGAGTTCAGGAAGAAAAGAACGGATTTCGAGTGGCATTTGGAATGTGGATGAAGATCCGGTCAGTGCAGAGAAGCTTCTGGCTTTTGCAATGCAGAAGATTGAATCAATGGCAGTGGAAGCATTGAAAATTCAAGCAGAAATGGCTGAGGAAGAAGCTCCGTTCGAAGTTTCTGCACTCAGCTCAAAGAAAGGGGACATTGAgagtgggaaagagattttggcTTCTGCTTCTTCACTTGAGGATTGGATCAAAGATAATGCAAGTTCTGAGAGTGAAGCAGAAAAGGCCACACTGATGTTGGTTGTCCAATTGAGGGATCCGCTGAGACGCTATGAAGCAGTTGGAGGGCCTATGTTAGTGGTTGTTCATGCAACGCCCgcagagaagaaggaagaggaggaggagaagaagttCAAATTAAGTAGCATGCATGTGGGAGGCTTCAAGGTGAGGAGTGGCACAAAAAAGAATTCATGGGACAGTGAGAGACAGAGGCTAACTGCAATGCAATGGTTGGTCTCATGTGGCTTTGGAAAGGCAGCAAAGAAAGGGAAGCAAGCATTGCAAAAGGGGCAAGACCTGTTATGGACTATTTCCTCCCGAATTGTGGCTGACATGTGGCTTAAAACCATGAGAAATCCTGATATCAAGCTTCTAAAGTGA